In Rhinoraja longicauda isolate Sanriku21f chromosome 39, sRhiLon1.1, whole genome shotgun sequence, one DNA window encodes the following:
- the LOC144611141 gene encoding WD repeat-containing protein 46-like — protein sequence MLVPGAGEANFDGLECNPYRSKKQRQEWEVKALLEKLQPELISLEPERLGQVDPLSLEQRHRDRVQRLGYDPTDTDKFEPRRRMKGRSSSGNLERRKKLVASGNRRDRVRRSVEQKVKAQKQQKMAAPTPSLPPSALTRFHT from the exons ATGCTGGTGCCAG GGGCCGGAGAGGCAAACTTTGACGGGCTGGAGTGTAACCCGTACCGCAGTAAGAAGCAGCGGCAGGAATGGGAGGTGAAGGCCCTGTTGGAGAAG CTGCAGCCGGAGCTGATCTCACTGGAGCCGGAGCGCCTGGGGCAGGTCGACCCCCTCTCCCTGGAACAGAGGCACCGCGACAGGGTGCAGCGCCTG ggcTACGACCCCACGGACACGGACAAGTTTGAGCCCAGGCGGCGGATGAAGGGCCGCAGCTCCAGCGGGAACCTGGAGCGGAGGAAGAAGCTGGTGGCCAGCGGCAaccggagg GATCGGGTGCGGAGGAGCGTGGAGCAGAAAGTGAAGGCGCAGAAGCAGCAGAAGATGGcggctcccaccccctccctccctccctcagctcTCACCCGGTTCCACACGTAA